One genomic window of Myxococcus xanthus includes the following:
- the galU gene encoding UTP--glucose-1-phosphate uridylyltransferase GalU — MASKTSKVEPLIRKCVIPAAGLGTRFLPATKAVPKEMLPIVDTPTLQYIVEEAVSAGIEDVVLINGRGKGAIEDHFDIGFELETTLRARGKDSEADKLRAIADLVRVVSIRQKEPKGLGHAVLCAKSVIGDEPFGVLLGDDMIDAEEPGIRQLARVYRQYNQAVIALMEVPESETHMYGIAAGTDLGDGVMRIDRIVEKPKKGTAPSNLAVIGRYVLPPDIFPILENQTPGVGGEIQLTDGLATLQQSKGLLGYRFKGQRYDAGDKVGYLKANIAYALKRPDLRAGLLEYMREVVKTEKP, encoded by the coding sequence ATGGCCTCCAAAACCTCGAAGGTAGAGCCCCTCATCCGCAAGTGTGTCATCCCGGCAGCCGGCCTGGGCACGCGCTTCCTGCCGGCGACCAAGGCGGTTCCCAAGGAGATGCTGCCTATCGTCGATACTCCGACGCTCCAGTACATCGTGGAAGAGGCGGTATCCGCCGGCATCGAGGATGTCGTCCTCATCAATGGCCGCGGCAAGGGCGCCATCGAGGACCACTTCGACATCGGCTTCGAACTGGAGACGACGCTGCGTGCGCGCGGCAAGGATTCCGAGGCCGACAAGCTGCGCGCCATCGCGGACCTCGTGCGCGTCGTCAGCATCCGTCAGAAGGAGCCCAAGGGACTGGGCCACGCGGTGCTGTGCGCCAAGAGCGTCATCGGCGACGAGCCCTTCGGCGTGCTGCTGGGCGACGACATGATTGATGCCGAGGAGCCGGGAATCCGCCAGCTCGCTCGCGTGTACCGCCAGTACAACCAGGCGGTCATCGCGCTCATGGAAGTGCCGGAGAGTGAGACGCACATGTACGGCATCGCCGCGGGCACGGACCTGGGTGATGGCGTCATGCGCATCGACCGCATCGTGGAGAAGCCGAAGAAGGGCACTGCGCCCTCCAACCTCGCCGTCATCGGCCGCTACGTGCTGCCGCCCGACATCTTCCCCATCCTGGAGAACCAGACGCCGGGTGTGGGCGGCGAAATCCAGCTCACCGACGGCCTGGCCACGCTCCAGCAGTCGAAGGGGCTGCTCGGCTACCGCTTCAAGGGTCAGCGCTATGACGCGGGCGACAAGGTGGGGTACCTGAAGGCCAACATCGCCTACGCGCTCAAGCGTCCGGACCTGCGTGCCGGGCTGCTCGAGTACATGCGTGAAGTCGTGAAGACGGAGAAGCCGTGA
- the priA gene encoding replication restart helicase PriA yields the protein MEQRPLWSGADAAPAKAPTTRGSRAVRTSGVKSRRELSEPAAAATVRAEVSTPVLASIAVGRPVRGEFTYTLPDELAGRLEPGQRVLVPFGRGTALGFYLGPASPPTGEKVRLKAVQRVLEDSPSLPKDLIALLRFAAVHYRYPLGEVIRGALPPGLSKAVDEKEARPDVQHFAVALVNEVPPELSRAPAQSAALAYLLAVGGSAPLEEVAHAIPGARETLKKLATRGFARLEEKTVEASVKEGLIQGRPDHLTPEQDAAGVVLRAALDAATFQPFLLHGVTGSGKTEVYLRAAEHALSLGKGSLILVPEIALTPQLVGRFRSRFGAEVAVLHSALKDRERLFHWQALRRGDVKIAVGVRSAVFAPVDNLGLIVVDEEHDPSFKQEEKLRYQARDLAVVRGKQAGAVVVLGSATPALETLENVKRGRYQLLELKHRVDDRPMPTIELVDLRVERPREGVVTEEAPILSPPLLEAMAETIGRGQQVILFLNRRGHSTVLLCEVCGLSLKCSECDVCLTHHRSQNRVVCHYCGLAMPVPEQCLECTGPMLKLGIGTERVEAEVLERIPTARVARLDRDSASSAERLTEMLASFARRELDVLVGTQMVAKGHDFPGVTLVCVVMADTSLSIPDFRAAERTFHLLTQVSGRAGRGKDPGRVLVQTYNPDAEPVRRVLAHDFDGFANQELEWRKALAYPPYSRMAAVRLEGEHPEQTASVARSLGNIVSRHMPPASAGVRMLGPALAPISRIRGKTRWQLLLKGPTHTALAPLLARLEAALVDVPSAVKVVIDVDPGAML from the coding sequence ATGGAACAGCGACCCTTGTGGAGCGGGGCGGACGCGGCGCCCGCGAAGGCCCCCACGACGCGGGGTTCCAGGGCGGTGCGCACCTCCGGTGTGAAAAGCCGCCGGGAACTGTCCGAGCCCGCCGCCGCCGCTACAGTGCGCGCCGAAGTGAGCACTCCCGTCCTGGCCTCCATCGCCGTTGGCCGCCCCGTCCGGGGCGAGTTCACCTACACCCTGCCGGACGAGCTGGCGGGCCGCCTGGAGCCGGGGCAGCGCGTGCTGGTGCCCTTCGGCCGGGGCACGGCGCTGGGCTTCTACCTGGGGCCCGCGTCTCCGCCGACTGGCGAGAAGGTGCGGCTCAAGGCCGTCCAGCGCGTGCTGGAGGACTCTCCGTCCTTGCCCAAGGACCTCATCGCGCTGCTGCGCTTCGCGGCCGTGCACTACCGCTATCCGCTGGGTGAGGTGATTCGCGGCGCGCTGCCGCCTGGCCTGTCGAAGGCTGTGGATGAGAAGGAAGCCAGGCCGGACGTGCAGCACTTCGCGGTGGCGCTCGTCAACGAGGTGCCGCCGGAGCTGTCTCGCGCGCCCGCCCAGTCCGCCGCGCTCGCGTATCTGCTGGCCGTGGGAGGCAGCGCGCCGCTGGAAGAGGTCGCCCACGCGATTCCAGGCGCGCGCGAGACGCTGAAGAAGCTGGCCACGCGCGGCTTCGCCCGGCTGGAGGAGAAGACGGTGGAGGCCAGCGTGAAGGAGGGCCTGATTCAGGGCCGTCCGGACCACCTCACGCCGGAGCAGGACGCGGCGGGCGTGGTGCTGCGCGCGGCCCTGGACGCGGCCACCTTCCAGCCCTTCCTCCTGCACGGCGTCACCGGCAGCGGGAAGACGGAGGTGTACCTGCGCGCGGCCGAGCATGCGCTGTCGCTGGGGAAGGGCAGCCTCATCCTGGTGCCGGAAATCGCGCTGACGCCGCAGCTGGTGGGCCGCTTCCGCAGCCGCTTCGGCGCGGAGGTGGCGGTGCTGCACTCGGCGCTGAAGGACCGGGAGCGGCTCTTCCACTGGCAGGCGCTGCGCCGCGGCGACGTGAAGATTGCCGTGGGCGTGCGCTCGGCGGTGTTCGCGCCGGTGGACAACCTGGGGCTCATCGTCGTTGACGAGGAGCACGACCCGTCCTTCAAGCAGGAGGAGAAGCTGCGCTACCAGGCGCGCGACCTGGCCGTCGTGCGCGGCAAGCAGGCCGGCGCGGTGGTGGTGCTGGGTTCGGCAACGCCCGCGCTGGAGACGCTGGAGAACGTGAAGCGCGGGCGCTACCAGCTCCTGGAGCTGAAGCACCGCGTGGATGACCGGCCCATGCCCACCATCGAGCTGGTGGACCTGCGCGTGGAGCGTCCGCGTGAGGGCGTGGTGACGGAAGAGGCGCCCATCCTCAGTCCTCCGTTGCTGGAGGCGATGGCGGAGACGATTGGCCGCGGTCAGCAGGTCATCCTCTTCCTCAACCGCCGGGGCCACAGCACCGTCCTTCTGTGTGAGGTGTGTGGCCTGTCGCTCAAGTGCAGCGAGTGTGACGTGTGCCTCACGCACCACCGCTCGCAGAACCGGGTGGTGTGCCACTACTGCGGCCTGGCCATGCCGGTGCCGGAGCAGTGTCTGGAGTGCACGGGCCCCATGCTCAAGCTGGGCATCGGCACCGAGCGTGTGGAGGCGGAGGTGCTGGAGCGCATCCCCACCGCGCGTGTCGCCCGGTTGGACCGGGACTCGGCCAGCAGCGCCGAGCGGCTGACGGAGATGCTGGCCTCGTTCGCGCGCCGGGAACTGGATGTCCTGGTGGGCACGCAGATGGTGGCCAAGGGGCACGACTTTCCAGGCGTGACGCTGGTGTGTGTCGTCATGGCGGACACGTCCCTCTCCATCCCGGACTTCCGTGCCGCCGAGCGCACCTTCCATCTGCTCACCCAGGTGTCCGGCCGCGCGGGCCGGGGCAAGGACCCGGGCCGGGTGCTGGTGCAGACCTACAATCCGGACGCGGAGCCGGTGCGGCGCGTGCTGGCCCATGACTTCGACGGCTTCGCCAATCAAGAACTGGAGTGGCGCAAGGCGCTGGCCTACCCTCCCTATTCACGCATGGCCGCCGTCCGCCTGGAGGGGGAGCACCCCGAACAGACGGCCAGTGTGGCGCGCTCCCTGGGGAACATCGTCTCCCGGCACATGCCCCCTGCGTCCGCGGGGGTCCGCATGCTGGGGCCGGCCCTGGCGCCCATCTCCCGCATCCGTGGCAAGACGCGCTGGCAGCTCCTCTTGAAGGGGCCAACGCATACGGCGCTCGCCCCGCTGCTCGCCCGGCTGGAAGCGGCCCTGGTCGATGTTCCTTCCGCGGTGAAGGTCGTGATCGACGTGGATCCGGGGGCCATGCTGTAG
- a CDS encoding transcriptional regulator, which yields MGAPVLLVHDDIANIAAVRRLLTREGYEVILATSAADALIAYGHHLPVLLVLAPGVESGRGHLVLEELLQHPDGKSARVLLLGESIPGFSAPVAQLPLEGAAFVELVDSLVNAPADADAWHVVENRELPPSGGGSAATGAETESWHATPPPSVAGDSALANALFGDLAPLHQTDWELAAMTDAERSAHEAAQKRERQSTRDLDTAMERAHLEVEAQAMASIDSALAPDSSDGWGEPSQGQDWGSAVDAETAGDDAQGASAGLEGEDAAPAEDAPPVGQLAWTEEAVSQPSMRTAALAPRLGDEGFFDVDTPEAPAGDALSAAEAELAAMRGGPSFDSVSTEGSPWTELPPDPEMEHAGRVGSGGDGAGDVPGEAPSTEPKLAADAEPQSPSSETEDTWGTEAALGEPADTPEPDAAAVSASNWELLEAELQSASGPSQDDEEPQASGVGDDWFDGESTETPKEEPRSIGEDWFDSDAEASSPAPEAPPVVETPAPGAGGFAVPALMAQWQAQQEEAERQLEEAHARVSSVTEALEREAALRRELEQQVQGLQERLEAEEEERSRESLLRAEAEAALEGLRQRESPSSRGAARAALAGDAQETGDLSALREELEAQVRLREEAETLTAEVEAQVRRFEDACAEAELRAIDAEARAEAETQAREAAELRAAASTQALQALEARLESEAAGRVVSEARAESESKARQTAERRVESAEDLTAVSEARIDAEARAREAAEARAEVEAQSRLEADTRAQSLSRALEEVETRAELAGRAQAEAEARAEQAARALAESEAQSERIARALADAEARVQAENGADARVESVATALAEAEARAEIESAARVDAEARLASAEAALAEASARAEIEATVRAEADARVESVATALTEADARAEIESAARVDAEARLESIATARAEAEARAEIEAAARAEAEARAEIEATARVEAEARAEAEALARQAAEARAEAETRAREEAEARVTSESDARTGLEAEARANAEARAKKAEARAQQEAELRANAEAQASSEAAARAEAEARAEQGAAVRLEAEAHAERTTAALKEAEARAESAVAALQEAEARAESAVAALQEAEARAESAAAALKDDGARAEISAVALKAAEARAESEAAARQAAEARAESEAVARREAEARAEIAAEARAAADARAEAEVAARSEIEARAEREAKLRAAIEVRAESEASSRTDADTRASRESEARAAAEARAEHEATLRAEAEVLAKAEAQAREKAEAQATAEAERRAEAEARAEREAQARAEAEARAEREAQARAEAESRAEQEAQQRAEAEAQARREGESLAAEKARARTEEEHRVTAAAQAESEAQARHEAEARAEAALKSAEEAEARAEAEAKRRAEAEARVQQSAQAEAEATARAKAEGRHRTALEVRLDAEATQRATLESRLEEESRARSESESRLLAENTRISEELAELRLEHQQSRENLAKEREARESLEQSLEALRTESAEQRARSERERLELEERALRDAEEAAAQARASMLPLEAPPGRPELAVARSGSVTQDGLTKLVLRLCEARMEMRLELKVMNALRVLWLRDGALVGAVSSAQGETLVDRARADGLIDARQEGELRLVRSATTAALLDALRGRGYLRESEAVPLVQRYTEQVFLDALAEPSTLYRLVSEPAPHEVALAAATRPPLHLLAEALRNTLTSESLLEAAGSLRARVTRGDIHLAPDDFGLPSRDLQLLSQVDGEHTLEALLLGAGLPQDSALKSLAVARTLGLVSLEPATDEDAGDLPPELDVRRLEAKFEEIQDADYFAVLGLARSAGGEEVKRAYELLAAEFHPLRFAGHPDPALQHRAQQIRTVLAEAAQALGDDRLRSEYARSLLD from the coding sequence ATGGGCGCACCGGTCCTTCTCGTCCACGACGACATCGCCAATATCGCCGCCGTGCGGCGCCTGCTCACGCGTGAAGGGTACGAGGTCATCCTCGCCACCTCCGCCGCGGATGCCCTCATTGCGTACGGGCACCACCTGCCCGTGCTGCTCGTGCTCGCGCCCGGCGTGGAGAGTGGCCGGGGCCATCTCGTGCTGGAGGAGTTGCTCCAGCACCCGGATGGCAAGTCGGCCCGGGTGCTGCTCCTGGGCGAGTCCATCCCCGGCTTCAGCGCCCCCGTGGCCCAACTGCCGCTGGAAGGGGCGGCCTTCGTCGAGCTGGTGGATTCGCTGGTCAATGCCCCCGCGGATGCGGACGCATGGCACGTGGTGGAGAACCGGGAGCTGCCTCCGTCTGGTGGTGGCTCGGCGGCCACGGGTGCGGAGACGGAGTCCTGGCACGCGACCCCACCGCCCTCGGTGGCGGGCGACTCCGCGCTGGCGAATGCGCTCTTTGGGGACCTGGCGCCGCTGCACCAGACGGACTGGGAGCTGGCGGCCATGACGGACGCGGAGCGCTCCGCTCACGAGGCGGCGCAGAAACGCGAGCGTCAGAGCACGCGCGACCTGGACACCGCCATGGAGCGGGCCCACCTGGAGGTGGAAGCCCAGGCGATGGCCTCCATCGACTCGGCGCTTGCTCCGGATTCTTCGGATGGATGGGGCGAGCCTTCGCAGGGGCAGGACTGGGGCTCGGCCGTGGACGCTGAGACGGCCGGAGACGACGCGCAGGGAGCGTCCGCGGGGCTTGAGGGAGAGGACGCCGCGCCGGCCGAGGATGCGCCGCCAGTGGGACAACTGGCTTGGACGGAGGAGGCTGTTTCTCAGCCTTCGATGCGCACGGCGGCCCTGGCGCCTCGGTTGGGCGATGAGGGGTTCTTCGACGTCGACACGCCGGAGGCCCCGGCGGGGGATGCCCTCTCCGCGGCGGAGGCAGAGCTGGCTGCCATGCGCGGCGGGCCTTCCTTCGACTCCGTGAGCACGGAGGGCTCGCCCTGGACGGAGCTGCCTCCGGACCCCGAGATGGAGCACGCAGGGCGCGTGGGCTCGGGGGGGGATGGTGCGGGCGATGTACCCGGTGAGGCGCCGTCCACGGAGCCCAAGCTGGCGGCGGACGCCGAGCCGCAATCACCGTCATCGGAGACTGAAGACACGTGGGGCACGGAGGCGGCGCTCGGTGAGCCCGCGGACACGCCGGAGCCGGACGCGGCGGCGGTCTCCGCGTCCAACTGGGAGTTGCTGGAGGCGGAGCTGCAATCTGCTTCAGGCCCGTCCCAGGATGACGAGGAGCCGCAGGCGTCGGGCGTGGGGGATGACTGGTTCGACGGGGAGTCCACTGAGACGCCGAAGGAGGAGCCTCGCAGCATCGGGGAGGATTGGTTCGACTCGGACGCGGAGGCGTCGAGCCCCGCGCCAGAGGCGCCGCCTGTCGTCGAGACGCCCGCCCCAGGCGCCGGAGGCTTCGCGGTTCCCGCGCTGATGGCGCAGTGGCAGGCCCAGCAGGAGGAAGCGGAGCGCCAGCTCGAGGAAGCTCACGCGCGTGTGAGCTCTGTCACCGAGGCGCTGGAGCGGGAAGCCGCGCTGCGCCGCGAACTCGAGCAGCAGGTCCAGGGGCTCCAGGAGCGGCTCGAGGCGGAAGAAGAGGAGCGCTCGCGGGAGTCCTTGCTGCGGGCGGAAGCCGAAGCGGCGCTGGAAGGGCTCCGTCAGCGGGAGTCGCCTTCGTCCAGGGGCGCCGCCAGGGCGGCCCTCGCGGGCGACGCGCAGGAGACTGGCGACCTGTCGGCGCTGCGCGAGGAGCTGGAAGCGCAAGTCCGCCTCCGCGAGGAAGCGGAGACGCTCACCGCCGAGGTGGAGGCCCAGGTCCGCCGGTTCGAGGATGCCTGCGCGGAGGCGGAGCTGCGGGCCATCGACGCAGAGGCCCGCGCGGAGGCAGAGACGCAGGCCCGTGAGGCAGCGGAGCTTCGCGCCGCGGCGAGCACGCAGGCATTGCAGGCGCTCGAAGCGCGCCTGGAGTCGGAGGCCGCGGGGCGAGTCGTTTCGGAGGCCCGCGCCGAATCGGAGTCCAAGGCGCGTCAGACCGCGGAGCGCCGGGTCGAGTCCGCCGAGGACCTGACCGCGGTGTCGGAAGCGCGCATCGACGCGGAGGCTCGTGCCCGCGAGGCCGCGGAGGCCCGCGCCGAGGTGGAGGCCCAGTCGCGGCTCGAAGCGGACACGCGTGCGCAGAGCCTGTCGCGAGCCCTTGAGGAAGTAGAGACTCGCGCGGAGCTGGCGGGGCGTGCACAGGCGGAGGCAGAGGCTCGCGCGGAGCAGGCTGCGCGTGCGTTGGCGGAGTCGGAAGCCCAATCGGAACGGATTGCTCGGGCCCTGGCTGACGCCGAGGCGCGCGTGCAGGCGGAGAACGGTGCGGACGCCCGTGTGGAGTCCGTGGCCACGGCGCTGGCCGAGGCCGAGGCTCGAGCCGAGATTGAATCCGCGGCCCGCGTGGATGCCGAAGCACGGCTGGCGTCAGCGGAGGCGGCGCTTGCCGAGGCCTCCGCGCGAGCGGAGATTGAGGCCACGGTGCGCGCCGAAGCCGACGCCCGGGTGGAATCGGTCGCGACGGCTCTGACTGAGGCGGATGCCCGGGCGGAGATTGAGTCCGCGGCTCGCGTGGACGCCGAGGCGCGTCTGGAGTCCATCGCCACGGCGCGTGCCGAGGCCGAGGCCCGAGCAGAGATTGAAGCAGCGGCGCGTGCCGAGGCAGAAGCCCGGGCCGAGATTGAGGCAACGGCGCGCGTGGAAGCGGAGGCGCGTGCTGAAGCCGAGGCGTTGGCTCGCCAGGCGGCGGAAGCCCGAGCCGAAGCCGAGACACGAGCACGTGAGGAAGCGGAAGCCCGCGTCACCTCCGAATCTGATGCGCGCACCGGATTGGAAGCGGAGGCCCGTGCGAACGCAGAGGCCCGCGCGAAGAAGGCGGAAGCTCGGGCTCAGCAAGAAGCGGAGCTACGTGCAAACGCAGAGGCCCAGGCTAGCAGCGAGGCTGCGGCCCGGGCGGAGGCCGAAGCCCGAGCGGAGCAAGGCGCCGCTGTACGCCTTGAAGCCGAAGCCCACGCTGAGCGCACGACAGCTGCGCTGAAAGAAGCCGAGGCCCGAGCTGAGAGCGCAGTAGCCGCATTGCAAGAAGCCGAAGCCCGAGCTGAGAGCGCAGTAGCCGCATTGCAAGAAGCCGAAGCCCGAGCTGAGAGCGCGGCTGCCGCATTGAAGGACGACGGTGCTCGAGCTGAGATTTCGGCCGTCGCGCTGAAAGCCGCGGAGGCTCGAGCCGAGAGCGAAGCAGCAGCACGGCAAGCCGCGGAGGCCCGAGCTGAAAGCGAGGCCGTCGCGCGACGCGAAGCCGAAGCCCGCGCGGAAATCGCGGCCGAGGCGCGAGCCGCAGCCGATGCCCGCGCCGAAGCAGAGGTCGCCGCACGGTCCGAAATAGAGGCCCGCGCCGAGCGCGAGGCGAAGTTGCGTGCGGCAATCGAGGTCCGTGCGGAGAGCGAGGCGTCCTCGCGAACCGACGCAGACACGCGTGCTTCTCGTGAGTCCGAGGCCCGAGCCGCAGCCGAGGCCCGCGCCGAGCACGAGGCCACGTTGCGCGCCGAAGCCGAGGTGCTCGCGAAGGCGGAGGCCCAGGCTCGCGAGAAGGCGGAAGCACAGGCTACCGCGGAGGCGGAGCGCCGCGCGGAAGCCGAAGCCCGAGCCGAACGTGAAGCGCAGGCCCGCGCCGAAGCCGAAGCCCGCGCCGAGCGCGAAGCGCAGGCCCGTGCTGAAGCGGAATCTCGCGCCGAGCAGGAGGCCCAGCAGCGCGCCGAAGCAGAAGCACAGGCAAGGCGAGAAGGAGAGTCCCTCGCCGCCGAGAAGGCACGTGCCCGAACGGAAGAAGAACACCGCGTCACCGCCGCCGCCCAGGCTGAATCCGAGGCCCAGGCACGGCACGAAGCGGAAGCCCGCGCCGAAGCCGCCCTGAAGTCCGCCGAGGAGGCGGAAGCCCGAGCCGAAGCCGAGGCGAAGCGCCGTGCCGAGGCCGAAGCTCGCGTCCAGCAATCCGCCCAGGCCGAAGCCGAAGCGACCGCCCGCGCGAAGGCCGAAGGCCGCCACCGAACGGCCCTCGAAGTCCGCCTGGACGCGGAGGCAACGCAGCGAGCGACGCTGGAATCCCGGCTCGAAGAAGAGTCCCGCGCCCGCAGCGAGTCCGAGTCCCGGCTCCTCGCGGAGAACACCCGAATCTCCGAGGAACTCGCCGAGCTCCGCCTGGAGCACCAGCAGTCCCGAGAGAACTTGGCGAAAGAGCGTGAAGCACGCGAGTCCCTCGAACAATCCCTGGAGGCACTGCGCACCGAGTCCGCCGAACAGCGAGCCCGCTCCGAGCGCGAACGCCTGGAGCTGGAGGAGCGCGCGCTCCGAGACGCGGAGGAAGCCGCTGCCCAGGCCCGAGCATCCATGCTGCCCCTGGAAGCACCTCCCGGCAGACCCGAGCTGGCCGTGGCCCGCAGTGGCAGCGTCACCCAGGATGGCCTGACGAAGCTGGTGCTCCGGCTCTGTGAGGCCCGCATGGAGATGCGGTTGGAGCTGAAGGTGATGAACGCCCTGCGCGTCCTCTGGCTGCGGGACGGGGCGCTGGTGGGGGCCGTCTCCTCCGCGCAAGGGGAGACGTTGGTCGACCGGGCCCGCGCGGACGGGCTCATCGACGCGCGGCAGGAAGGCGAGCTGCGGCTGGTGCGCAGCGCCACCACGGCCGCGCTGCTGGACGCACTGCGGGGCCGGGGCTACCTGCGGGAGTCCGAAGCCGTGCCCCTGGTCCAGCGCTACACCGAGCAGGTCTTCCTGGACGCGCTGGCGGAGCCCTCGACGCTCTACCGCCTGGTATCGGAGCCGGCGCCGCACGAGGTGGCGCTTGCCGCCGCCACGCGTCCGCCGCTGCACCTGTTGGCCGAGGCCCTGCGCAACACCCTCACCTCCGAATCCCTGCTGGAGGCCGCCGGGAGCCTGCGCGCGCGCGTCACCCGCGGCGACATCCACCTGGCCCCGGATGACTTCGGCCTGCCTTCGCGGGACCTCCAACTCCTGTCCCAGGTGGACGGAGAGCACACGCTGGAGGCGCTGCTCCTGGGCGCGGGGCTGCCGCAGGACTCGGCATTGAAGTCGCTCGCGGTGGCGCGGACGCTGGGGCTCGTCTCGCTGGAGCCCGCGACGGATGAAGACGCGGGCGACCTGCCGCCGGAGCTGGACGTCCGGCGCCTGGAAGCCAAGTTCGAGGAGATCCAGGACGCGGACTACTTCGCGGTGCTGGGGTTGGCCCGCTCGGCGGGGGGCGAGGAGGTCAAACGCGCCTACGAGCTGTTGGCCGCCGAGTTCCACCCGCTGCGCTTCGCGGGGCATCCCGACCCGGCGCTCCAGCACCGTGCGCAGCAGATCCGCACCGTGCTCGCCGAGGCCGCCCAGGCCCTGGGAGACGACCGGCTGCGCTCGGAGTACGCCCGAAGCCTGCTCGACTGA
- the nth gene encoding endonuclease III: protein MPGRETVAEKRKRALLVMDRLAADMPDARIELDYRTPLELLVAVILSAQCTDKRVNMVTPALFQRFSDAQAYAEAEPSDVEPFIRTCGLYRAKAKNIVAAARSLVQEHAGQVPLKRDALEKLPGVGRKTAGVVCIHLGGDVAFPVDTHVKRLAYRLGFTTKADPDKVEADMQAVLPSERWALGHQLLVWHGRRTCFARSPACERCVVADLCPKKGVKVQKDAGATETPARSPRARAKS from the coding sequence GTGCCTGGACGTGAGACGGTCGCGGAGAAGCGAAAGCGCGCGTTGCTGGTGATGGACCGGCTGGCCGCGGACATGCCGGATGCCCGCATCGAGCTGGACTATCGGACGCCCCTGGAGCTGCTGGTGGCCGTCATCCTCTCCGCGCAGTGCACGGACAAGCGCGTCAACATGGTGACGCCGGCCCTCTTCCAGCGCTTCTCCGACGCCCAGGCCTATGCGGAAGCAGAACCGTCGGACGTGGAGCCCTTCATCCGCACCTGCGGCTTGTACCGCGCCAAGGCGAAGAACATCGTCGCGGCCGCCCGGTCGCTGGTGCAGGAGCACGCCGGGCAGGTTCCCTTGAAGCGGGACGCGCTGGAGAAGCTGCCAGGCGTGGGCCGAAAGACGGCGGGCGTGGTGTGCATCCACCTGGGAGGCGACGTGGCCTTCCCCGTGGACACGCACGTGAAGCGGCTCGCCTACCGGCTCGGGTTCACCACGAAGGCGGACCCGGACAAGGTGGAAGCCGATATGCAGGCCGTGCTGCCGTCGGAGCGGTGGGCCCTGGGCCACCAGCTCCTGGTGTGGCACGGGCGGCGGACCTGCTTTGCCCGCTCGCCCGCGTGTGAGCGCTGCGTCGTCGCGGACCTGTGCCCGAAGAAGGGCGTGAAGGTCCAGAAGGACGCCGGCGCTACGGAGACGCCGGCGCGCTCGCCTCGCGCTCGCGCGAAGTCTTGA
- the def gene encoding peptide deformylase: protein MVREILIWPDPVLKQKAKPVAKVDDSTRTLVKDMFETMYSAEGVGLAAPQIGVLQRVIVLDTTHSQPELKPVAMINPEIIAMEGDTTYNEGCLSIPGEAADVDRAAVVTVKFLDPDGQEQTLRCDGLLSIAVQHETDHLNGTVFVDHISSLKREFIRKRMKRLKTSREREASAPASP from the coding sequence ATGGTCCGTGAGATCCTCATCTGGCCCGACCCTGTCCTGAAACAGAAGGCCAAGCCGGTGGCGAAGGTGGATGACTCCACCCGCACGCTGGTGAAGGACATGTTCGAAACGATGTACTCCGCTGAAGGCGTGGGCCTGGCCGCCCCGCAAATCGGCGTGCTCCAGCGCGTCATCGTGCTGGACACCACGCACAGCCAGCCGGAGCTGAAGCCCGTTGCGATGATCAATCCGGAGATCATCGCCATGGAAGGCGACACGACCTACAACGAGGGCTGCCTGTCCATCCCTGGTGAGGCCGCGGATGTCGACCGGGCCGCCGTGGTCACCGTGAAGTTCCTGGACCCGGACGGTCAGGAGCAGACGCTGCGCTGTGACGGGCTGCTGTCCATCGCGGTGCAGCACGAGACGGACCACCTCAACGGCACCGTCTTCGTGGACCACATTTCGTCCCTGAAGCGCGAGTTCATCCGCAAGCGGATGAAGCGCCTCAAGACTTCGCGCGAGCGCGAGGCGAGCGCGCCGGCGTCTCCGTAG
- a CDS encoding glutathione S-transferase family protein translates to MKVYGLPMSTATRSVLTTLAEKGQEAELVVVDLTKGEQKSPAYMEHHPFGVIPAFEDDDGFKLYESRAIIRYLDRKLPGPSLTPSDVHAYARMEQFISVEQCYFSPSAMKVIWERLFKKVMGGGTPDEARISEGLQGVERVFGIIEPVLGKQQYLAGDGFSLAEVTWMPYMDFFVAAGGAELVGKYPNVAAWWERVRSRPSWKKVTGA, encoded by the coding sequence ATGAAGGTGTACGGCCTCCCGATGAGCACTGCCACGCGTTCGGTCCTCACCACCCTGGCGGAGAAGGGCCAGGAGGCGGAACTCGTCGTCGTCGACCTCACGAAGGGGGAGCAGAAGAGCCCCGCGTACATGGAGCACCACCCCTTCGGCGTCATCCCCGCCTTCGAGGACGATGACGGCTTCAAGCTCTACGAGTCGCGCGCCATCATCCGCTATCTGGACCGCAAGCTGCCGGGGCCCTCGCTGACGCCGTCCGACGTGCATGCGTACGCGCGCATGGAGCAGTTCATCAGCGTGGAGCAGTGTTACTTCTCGCCCTCCGCGATGAAGGTCATCTGGGAGCGCCTCTTCAAGAAGGTGATGGGCGGCGGCACGCCGGACGAGGCGCGCATCAGCGAGGGCCTGCAGGGCGTCGAGCGCGTCTTCGGCATCATCGAGCCGGTGCTGGGCAAGCAGCAGTACCTGGCGGGAGACGGCTTCTCGCTCGCCGAGGTGACGTGGATGCCCTACATGGATTTCTTCGTCGCCGCGGGCGGCGCGGAGCTCGTCGGTAAGTACCCGAACGTGGCGGCCTGGTGGGAGCGCGTCCGGAGCCGTCCTTCGTGGAAGAAGGTCACCGGGGCCTGA